AATGCTTGAAGATAGTATGCTAGACATAAAGTTAGtaaatatggttcaatttttAGGTTATAGCCCCTGTACTTGCCAGATATCCTCCCATTAGAAAAATGCAGACTCAAAGTATAAGTAATCACATGAAGCTAAAAACGACCGATTCGAAAGATGGTGAGAAGAAGAGAAAGCTGGCTGTGATTTTGTCCTGGATGCTTGCCAAAGAGAGTCACGTTGACAAGTTTCGAGCCATCTATCTCTCTAGAGGCTTTGATGTTTTAACTGTCGATATGGTCCCCAAAGATTTACTGTTCCCAACTTCGGGCTCACAAGTTGTTGCGACCAACTTGCTGGATTACATGGTGAAAAACGAGCACTATGATAAAATCCTTATCCATGCATTTTCAGTGGGTGGTTATTTGATGGGGGAAATGTTCGTGAAGATGCGTGATAATGCTGATAAATACATGGGCATTACCAATAGAATACATGGAGTTGTTCTAGATAGCGCTGTTGATTTTGAGGGTATCCCTACTGGTTTTCCCAGAGCTGTCTCCAGCAATCCCATCACTATTAAAATGCTTGAGTGGTACACTAATGCCCATTTGGCCTTAATGTACCAAATTGCAACAAAGCATTACCTTAAGTCATCAAAAAACTTCCATAACACCCCTCTGCGGTGTCCTACTTTGTGCTTTGTTTCTGAGGCTGATAAAGTGGGAACACCAAACTCTAATAAAATGGTGCTCGAAAATTGGGAAATCCGGGGTGTAGATTGTAAGTTGAAGTCATTTAAAGATTCTAAACATGTTAGTCATCTTTATAAGTATGAGAATGAGTATATGAAAGagatcgatgatttcttgaaaaagGTAGATTTGATTCCTAGTAAATTGTGAGAGGATTCTGTATTGGTATGATATCTCAATTGTCTTATTGCTTGACTGTGATATCTTTGAGATTTATATTGATTGGTATTTACTAGGTCAGCTTTAttctaaactttataaatattgcttCTAAATTATTGCCATTATGTTCATCTCTattctttgtttttcattttgtgcaTTAAATGTGTAATTTGGCTGTTTTCTTGTTGTGATATATTGGTTTAATCATGGCAGTGGAGGACAATGGGTATATGTCTCTTTCAATAATAGAAATCTCTTTCaatctctttcaaaaaaagaaaaaacattaatctTCTGACGTTTAGCAAATTTAAGAGTGATGCTTAGCAAATTTTGTTGtgagtgaaatttaaaaaacttgtgtgatcgtgtattttaatttcatgctaGCACCTGTGAGGCCTATTGGTTGAACGTTTATCTTTTGCTAActagaaacaattatttaatttaatattttaaagtgaatattttttagtcaatagtgtatttttcttcaaggaaaaaaattcttattgttgTATtggacaaattaaaatttaatgcaatttttttattattattctttttttattaaccttttgAAGGTAAAACCAATTATTACTAAGTTATTATTACTATACTacaattattactaattattaagtattattaatacaaattttattagagctttaattggtaaatttaaaaaaaaaaaatccaatttgaaaaattcaatcccatacaaaaatctgatttaaaaggaaaacaaatgatatttttgttattttctttaaaaaatgtaatttttaaaattttttttttataaaaagccaACCCTggtttttatattgaatttaataagtgcagtttttcattctgttttgttcaaaaatgaaaattaaaaatggacaTTTGtgaatctttttttgaaaaattgttattttgtactaaaataataaattattttgtaatgaaacaaaattatatataaaaaaacaaactatttacaGTAATGGTTtataagtttatgaaaaatttgaatgctaattttaatgtatttttgaaatgtggATCTGGAGTTTTCTGATACTTTTTTGGTGGAAAACAGcttaaagattttgttttaaaaatggatagGAATAGACTTTTATGTATTGGTTATATATCCTTATGAAGGgaagattgaaaatttattaacaccTGAAGGAATACCaatgataaatgtttttgttttagtatTTATGATTTCCTCTCAAATTGTTTGTAGAAATCACCATATACATATCATTACACAACTCTTTTTAAATCTATGATTACTTCATAATGgagaaatttaatagttttgtttatatttgaactagaaaataaactttttctgattttatttaatctgagttttaaaaaaattataaaaaggcttaaaatatgattttctagTAAATTCATA
The nucleotide sequence above comes from Parasteatoda tepidariorum isolate YZ-2023 chromosome 6, CAS_Ptep_4.0, whole genome shotgun sequence. Encoded proteins:
- the LOC107446798 gene encoding uncharacterized protein isoform X1, encoding MSHFLRQFHIISSLKTNSERELLPFYKVIAPVLARYPPIRKMQTQSISNHMKLKTTDSKDGEKKRKLAVILSWMLAKESHVDKFRAIYLSRGFDVLTVDMVPKDLLFPTSGSQVVATNLLDYMVKNEHYDKILIHAFSVGGYLMGEMFVKMRDNADKYMGITNRIHGVVLDSAVDFEGIPTGFPRAVSSNPITIKMLEWYTNAHLALMYQIATKHYLKSSKNFHNTPLRCPTLCFVSEADKVGTPNSNKMVLENWEIRGVDCKLKSFKDSKHVSHLYKYENEYMKEIDDFLKKVDLIPSKL